The Littorina saxatilis isolate snail1 unplaced genomic scaffold, US_GU_Lsax_2.0 scaffold_653, whole genome shotgun sequence DNA segment TTCCAACCATATTTTGCGGCCAACGACGTGTTGATAACAGTGATCGAATGAAGCCCCTCACCTACAGTAAGATCTGCAAGGCTGAGCTAAGAAGTGCTGACCGGCGTGCTGCCCACTCCATTGCAAACATCTTTTTCAAGTTGAAGAAGCTACAGATGTTACAGATTCGAGATTTAGCCACAACAGCACTTCGGAAAGTGAAAGGAGCAAAGACAGGCCATACTGCAGGGCAGTTGAGGAAAGATGGTGCCATTGAAGATCTTCTGCGCCAGGATCAAGGGTATCGTGTCCTCAAAACACTGCGATCCTCTCCCCCGTACTGGCAAGCGAAACAGAAGGATCTCTTTGCTATGATTAGGCAGCTTGGTAGACCAACTTTCTTTGCTACATTTTCTGCTGCTGAAACAAGGTGGCTTGATCTTCTCCGTGTCCTCTACCGCATGGAGCACAGTGTAGACCCCACTGATGATGACCTTGCGAACCTGACCTGGCAGGAGAAGTCGCAGCTTATACAAAAAGATCCTGTGACTTGCGCTCGTCACTTTGACTACAGAGTTCAGGTCTTGTTCAGAAAAGTCATCCTGAGTGATCTGCAGCCTCTTGGAAAAGTGACGGACCACTTTTTCAGAGTAGAATTTCAGCAGCGGGGGTCCCCTCACATTCACTGTATGATCTGGGTTGAAGATGCACCAAAGGCTGATACAGACTCTGACGAAGATGTGGTGGCATTTCTTGATAAACACTTGACATGTCAGAGGCATGAAGAGGGTGAGTTGAAGGACGTTTCGAGCCTGCATGAACACAAGCATTCCAAGTCATGCAAGAAAGGTGGAAAACACGTGTGCAGGTTTGGTTTTCCTCTCCCTCCCATGTCAAAAACTATGATGCTCCGTCCACTGACTCAGTCTGAAGCAAAGGAGAATTCTGGCATCACAGAAAACTTGAGAACCATCAAAAGAGAACTTAGCCAGTTGAAACTGGGTGAGAACATTTCTTTTGAAGAATTTCTGGCACGAGTCGGCATTGATGAGAATCAGTACATCCTTGCACTTCGTTCTGACCTTGACAGCACCAAGATCTTTTTGCGACGCGAACCATCAGCGACACGCATGAACAGCAGAAATGATATTCTCGCTCAGGTGTGGATGGCCAACACAGATGTGCAATTTGTCCTCGATGAGTATGCCTGTGGAATGTACATTGTGACATACATCAGCAAGAGCCAGCGTGGCATGAGCGATCTTCTAAAACACGCTGATGATGAGGCAAAACGTGGCAACCAGAGTGTCAAACAAAAAGTCAGACACATTGCGAACAAGTTTTTGAACCACTGCGAAGTGTCTGCTCAGGAAGCTGTCTACCTCCTGATGCAGCTGCCTTTGACCCGATGCACAAGGGATGTGATTTTTGTCAACACATCACCCCCCTGCCAGCGAGTTGGTCTGCTCAAGAATTCCACCATGCTTGAAGCAATGAAAGATGAGGACACAGATGTGACTCTCACAAGCCTGATCGACAGGTACTCTGAAAGACCAAAGGAGTTGGAAAACATCTGTCTTGCAGACTTTGCTACTTCGTACGACATGAGAAAGGCAGGATCAAACAGCAGAACAGGTAAGAACACGAAAAAGAAGGAACAGGATTTCCTCCCTGAAGGTGAATATGAGGAGGATGCAACCGACAACATCTGGAACAATGACTCTTCTTCTGGTCACCTGTACAAACTTCCTGATGGCAAAGTCTTGCACCACCGGAGAAAACCAAAAGTTCTGCGTTGTGTTCGCTTTTCTCTGGAGTCTGACTCAGAAAACCACTACAGAGAGAAGCTGATGTTGTATATCCCATGGCGAAACGAGGACAAGGATATCATTGGTGGGTGTGGGACATACCATGAGAGATTTGAACAGATGAAAGAAACAGTGTTTGAAGTCAGCAGCAAGTTTGAGACCAATGCTACTGCTGTGGACCAGGCTGTGGAACAGGTGCAGAAGGATGGCATTGATGAGGAAGCATGGGATGGGGTGGCTCCACAAGCACAAGACATGGAGAGCCGCCACGAGAAATACAACACAGAGAGTACCATCAATGCAGCGTTCCAACCAGACTCTGAACAGCACCGACAGTATGACATTGGTCTTGACCTGGGTTGTCACGCAACATCTGACATAACCCATGACCGTATAGTGAACAGGATACCAAATGAAGAATTTGATGCAATGGTAAGATCACTGAATTGCAGTCAGCAAACGTTCTTCTATCACATACTGCACTGGATGAAGACAAAGTGTAGTGGCAGTCTATCTGCATGCGAACCCTTCTACTGTTTTCTCTCTGGAGGTGCAGGTGTGGGAAAGAGTCGTTGTGTTCTGGCTATTTACCATGCTCTTGTCCGTTACCTAAGCAGTCGCCCTGGAGACAATCCGGATTGCCTTCGGGTACTTCTTGCCGCTCCAACAGGCAAGGCTGCCTATAACATCAGAGGTGTGACACTACACACAGCCTTCTGCCTCCCTGCAAACCAGAGTCTCAGTGATTACGTGAAACTTGACGCCAGTCGCTTGAACACACTTCGGTCAACTCTAGCAGAATTGCGATTGGTGATCATTGATGAAATTTCCATGGTTGGTGCCAACATGTTGGGTTTTGTCAGTCAGCGTCTGCAACAAGTGATGGGTTGCAGCAAGCCCTTTGGTGGTGTCAGTGTCCTTGCTGTTGGTGATCTATTCCAGCTGAGACCAGTCATGGATCGCTGGGTATTTCAGCCAAGTCGTGGACCATATGAAGCACTAGCACCAATTGTCTGGCAGGAGCTGTTCCAGATGTTTGAGTTGACCCAGGTGATGCGGCAGAAAGATGACAAAACCTTTGCTGAAGCTCTAAACAGGATCAGGGAGGGAAGCCACACCAAAGAAGATGCAAGCCTCATCAAGTCCCGTGTTGTCAAATCCAGTATCCCGGACAACATGCTTCACCTGTTCACCAGCCGTCGTCTGGTCACTGAGCAAAACACCAGAAGTCTTGCCCTTCTCCAGTCTACGGAGATTCTGCTGGAAGCCAAGGACAGTGTGATGGGCGACATCAGCGTTGCACTGAAAACCGAGATACTTCACAAAGCTCGTGATATGACAGTGCAGCAAACGCAGAGTCTTACATCACACTTGACTCTCAAAGTGGGCGGTAGATTCATGTTGGTGCACAATGTTGACATCAGTGATGGTCTGACGAATGGAGCTTCTGGCACCTTACGACAGGTTGGACACAAAGGCAGTGAGAAGCCAGAACATGTGTCCGTTGTCTGGATAGAGTTTGATGAAGAGAGTGTTGGTGAAAAGACCCGCCACCAAAATAAACAACTCTACACACCGGCCATCAGCTCCACATGGACTCCCATCTTTCATGCCGTCAAACAGTTTCGTGTTGGAAAACGAGAAAATGTTGCAGTGCTTCGTAAACAGTTTCCGTTGACAGCTTGCTCTGCTATCACAGTACACAAGTCACAGGGTTCAACTCTTGAGCAAGTTGCGGTGTCTTTCCAGGGTATGGTACAACACCATCTAGTGTATGTGGCACTCAGCAGAGCCAAAACTCTGGGCGGCCTCCATCTTCTTGATTTTGACCCAAACAAAATCAGAGTGTCACCTGATGTCAAGACCGAGATGGAACGATTGCGGAAGAAGCCCATTGAGTGGTGTGTGAGCGACCTACAGCAGATTGCCAGCATTGGATTTCTGATAGGTTTTCACAACAGTCGCTCTCTTCACAAGCACATGGAAGATCTCCGTCTTGAAAGAAATCTGTTACGAGCTGAAATGTTGGTCATATTTGAAAGCTGGGAACACAAACAAGATGAACCACAGCACTACAGTCTCCCTGAATTCAAAGTTCTTGACAGAAACCCTGCCCCAACCAAGACTCACCGTCCACATGCTGGCACGATAGTGTACATCCGTGATGACAGTCTGCTGTCTACCTCCAACACAGCTACAAGCCGAAGTTGTAATCACAGCATAGAAGTTACAGTGCTTGACGCCAGCAGCAGAATTGCAGGGCTGAGTGTAGTGGGAGTGTACTGTCCTCCGGGTGTGAAAACCAGCGCACTGCGTACTGAACTTGAGACCATTCTTCACAGGGTATTAGCAAGTCACCCCTATGTTGTGATGGGAGGAGACTTCAACAGTGATGCCTCTGACAGACTGTCAAAACCACTCAAACAGCTGTGTCAGGAATTCAGTCTGCGTCAGCTCATTACTGAACCCACAACAGACTATGGCTCAGTATTGGATCTGATCTTCACCAATCTCCCTGAGTCTGCAATACTAGGAGGTGTACTTGAATCCTGGTACTCGGACCACAAACCCTGCTGGGTGTCAATTTCATTGTAAATGGAATTTTTGAGAGATTGACACACTTAATATTCTGTTTGTTGCAGAATTTGATATGCAAGCCATGACAGTGACACAACTAGGTGTGGATGCGTTAATTAGATTCTGTGTCTGGTGTTTTAATTGGCGCTAAATCTGAAGTTATGTACAGGAGCATAAgatttgtcatgtttta contains these protein-coding regions:
- the LOC138955523 gene encoding uncharacterized protein; this translates as MVSHSTLYTASGTAECEGAEKPLVSHTTVTLVNRRNTMQKLRQNQEYKQKDLSKTVLPNLAVRNGLGFPAIPPPLKGLTALEERCISPRIPFMQMRELGCDHQFGIRGNVVNVPVDVPAMVTSLPRRFEETETIALKLKRRLRYKSSYHFENVRPGKIFAAAEWLIGNSVLFREEGIKLDPSWFKPEWEGAESVEFRINSADDDSCIQSENTNHAHSCDKGKQPECDAVKQCSNVPSQGPEHLVTDQASGTVKDKKPEQDQDGNLPEEYADLFQEWPEENIAANDKDDTGEDDEDKEWVETSQEAEMGGGCRDTLLHPNDFTTDGQAALNIAPGEGKHPLGLFMDKDCEEKSFPTIFCGQRRVDNSDRMKPLTYSKICKAELRSADRRAAHSIANIFFKLKKLQMLQIRDLATTALRKVKGAKTGHTAGQLRKDGAIEDLLRQDQGYRVLKTLRSSPPYWQAKQKDLFAMIRQLGRPTFFATFSAAETRWLDLLRVLYRMEHSVDPTDDDLANLTWQEKSQLIQKDPVTCARHFDYRVQVLFRKVILSDLQPLGKVTDHFFRVEFQQRGSPHIHCMIWVEDAPKADTDSDEDVVAFLDKHLTCQRHEEGELKDVSSLHEHKHSKSCKKGGKHVCRFGFPLPPMSKTMMLRPLTQSEAKENSGITENLRTIKRELSQLKLGENISFEEFLARVGIDENQYILALRSDLDSTKIFLRREPSATRMNSRNDILAQVWMANTDVQFVLDEYACGMYIVTYISKSQRGMSDLLKHADDEAKRGNQSVKQKVRHIANKFLNHCEVSAQEAVYLLMQLPLTRCTRDVIFVNTSPPCQRVGLLKNSTMLEAMKDEDTDVTLTSLIDRYSERPKELENICLADFATSYDMRKAGSNSRTGKNTKKKEQDFLPEGEYEEDATDNIWNNDSSSGHLYKLPDGKVLHHRRKPKVLRCVRFSLESDSENHYREKLMLYIPWRNEDKDIIGGCGTYHERFEQMKETVFEVSSKFETNATAVDQAVEQVQKDGIDEEAWDGVAPQAQDMESRHEKYNTESTINAAFQPDSEQHRQYDIGLDLGCHATSDITHDRIVNRIPNEEFDAMSLSDYVKLDASRLNTLRSTLAELRLVIIDEISMVGANMLGFVSQRLQQVMGCSKPFGGVSVLAVGDLFQLRPVMDRWVFQPSRGPYEALAPIVWQELFQMFELTQVMRQKDDKTFAEALNRIREGSHTKEDASLIKSRVVKSSIPDNMLHLFTSRRLVTEQNTRSLALLQSTEILLEAKDSVMGDISVALKTEILHKARDMTVQQTQSLTSHLTLKVGGRFMLVHNVDISDGLTNGASGTLRQVGHKGSEKPEHVSVVWIEFDEESVGEKTRHQNKQLYTPAISSTWTPIFHAVKQFRVGKRENVAVLRKQFPLTACSAITVHKSQGSTLEQVAVSFQGMVQHHLVYVALSRAKTLGGLHLLDFDPNKIRVSPDVKTEMERLRKKPIEWCVSDLQQIASIGFLIGFHNSRSLHKHMEDLRLERNLLRAEMLVIFESWEHKQDEPQHYSLPEFKVLDRNPAPTKTHRPHAGTIVYIRDDSLLSTSNTATSRSCNHSIEVTVLDASSRIAGLSVVGVYCPPGVKTSALRTELETILHRVLASHPYVVMGGDFNSDASDRLSKPLKQLCQEFSLRQLITEPTTDYGSVLDLIFTNLPESAILGGVLESWYRYDPSYNAAAMEINALLRQGVIGSPRVLFWKHEFACFPQESSTRNMPPRRAASRRVAEVTRAAGGRPAARTQSSVDTPAGSAGPSTTGAEEGGLAAVLAELRRLGERQERQEAFQANTQAAITSLQQENQRLREAASGTQEAAVTAMGPSP